The following are encoded together in the Citrus sinensis cultivar Valencia sweet orange chromosome 1, DVS_A1.0, whole genome shotgun sequence genome:
- the LOC107178372 gene encoding bZIP transcription factor 53-like, which produces MSLSCKRSEYEARYANMDEKKRKRMASNRESAKRSRLKREQRVKDLVNEIATMKEQIFELNGQYNDLSQRTRILLQENQALKVGKAKLAEYLDNLCSICMRFRQMQSGCFSNQPWQQAYSQMQPIITTGMSES; this is translated from the coding sequence atgtcgCTCTCATGCAAACGCTCGGAGTATGAAGCAAGATATGCAAACATGGAtgagaagaagaggaagaggatGGCATCAAATCGAGAATCGGCCAAACGATCGAGGCTTAAGAGAGAACAAAGAGTGAAGGATTTGGTTAATGAGATTGCAACGATGAAGGAGCAAATATTTGAGCTCAATGGACAATATAATGATCTGTCACAAAGGACCCGTATACTTTTGCAAGAGAATCAGGCTCTGAAAGTTGGGAAGGCGAAATTGGCTGAGTACTTGGATAATTTGTGCTCAATTTGTATGAGATTTAGGCAAATGCAAAGTGGCTGCTTCTCAAATCAGCCATGGCAGCAAGCTTATAGCCAAATGCAACCCATTATAACTACTGGAATGTCCGAGTCTTAG
- the LOC102622317 gene encoding probable bifunctional TENA-E protein isoform X1 yields MEGKAKEDAGKGGVIDTWLRKHRLIYIGATRHPFILAIRDGTVNYSSFKKWLGQDYIFVREFVAFAASVLIKAWKESDDSEGDTEVILGGMAGLHDEIAWFKKEASKWGVELSETVPQKANQVYCRFLESLMSPEVDYTVAITVFWAIEAVYQESFAHCLEPDTNTPPELQEVCQRWGNDGFGQYCHSLKKIANRLLEKASDDLIVGKAGDDVLKKAEVELIRVLEHEVEFWNMSRGTA; encoded by the exons atggaaggGAAGGCGAAAGAAGACGCGGGGAAGGGCGGAGTGATTGACACGTGGCTGAGGAAACACCGTCTAATTTACATTGGAGCTACAAGACACCCCTTCATCCTTGCCATTCGCGATGGCACTGTCAATTACTCCTCCTTCAAGAAATGGCTG GGACAAGATTACATATTTGTTAGGGAGTTTGTCGCATTTGCAGCGAGTGTGCTCATAAAGGCATGGAAAGAATCAGATGATAGTGAAGGCGATACAGAAGTGATATTGGGTGGCATGGCTGGTTTGCATGATGAGATTGCTTGGTTCAAGAAAGAAGCATCTAAATGGGGTGTTGAACTCTCTGAAACTGTTCCTCAGAAAGCTAATCAGGTTTACTGCAG ATTTCTGGAGAGTTTAATGAGCCCAGAAGTTGACTATACAGTGGCCATCACAGTTTTCTGGGCCATTGAAGCCGTCTATCAAGAGAGTTTTGCACACTGTCTAGAACCCGACACCAATACCCCACCAGAATTGCAAGAGGTTTGCCAAAGATGGGGCAATGATGGTTTTGGTCAATACTGCCATTCTCTCAAAAAAATTGCCAACCGGCTTCTGGAGAAGGCCTCTGATGATTTGATTGTGGGGAAAGCTGGAGACGATGTGTTAAAGAAAGCTGAAGTAGAGTTAATTCGTGTCCTGGAACATGAAGTTGAATTCTGGAACATGAGCCGTGGGACTGCGTGA
- the LOC102622317 gene encoding probable bifunctional TENA-E protein isoform X2, with the protein MQFTLGQDYIFVREFVAFAASVLIKAWKESDDSEGDTEVILGGMAGLHDEIAWFKKEASKWGVELSETVPQKANQVYCRFLESLMSPEVDYTVAITVFWAIEAVYQESFAHCLEPDTNTPPELQEVCQRWGNDGFGQYCHSLKKIANRLLEKASDDLIVGKAGDDVLKKAEVELIRVLEHEVEFWNMSRGTA; encoded by the exons ATGCAATTCACTTTG GGACAAGATTACATATTTGTTAGGGAGTTTGTCGCATTTGCAGCGAGTGTGCTCATAAAGGCATGGAAAGAATCAGATGATAGTGAAGGCGATACAGAAGTGATATTGGGTGGCATGGCTGGTTTGCATGATGAGATTGCTTGGTTCAAGAAAGAAGCATCTAAATGGGGTGTTGAACTCTCTGAAACTGTTCCTCAGAAAGCTAATCAGGTTTACTGCAG ATTTCTGGAGAGTTTAATGAGCCCAGAAGTTGACTATACAGTGGCCATCACAGTTTTCTGGGCCATTGAAGCCGTCTATCAAGAGAGTTTTGCACACTGTCTAGAACCCGACACCAATACCCCACCAGAATTGCAAGAGGTTTGCCAAAGATGGGGCAATGATGGTTTTGGTCAATACTGCCATTCTCTCAAAAAAATTGCCAACCGGCTTCTGGAGAAGGCCTCTGATGATTTGATTGTGGGGAAAGCTGGAGACGATGTGTTAAAGAAAGCTGAAGTAGAGTTAATTCGTGTCCTGGAACATGAAGTTGAATTCTGGAACATGAGCCGTGGGACTGCGTGA
- the LOC102614488 gene encoding DELLA protein 1-like, whose product MAGLGELSLVDIIRAAITRYLQFSLHGRPDLFCLDHFCGNSPTGFPEGGIKGVELVHLLLLSAEKIGSQQFDRASIFLDHVDKYSSTTGNPVQRLVHYFSKALRERFNLETGRITSKGLKSEEVMLLLHPEEVMASAKQALIACYQKVPFYQVTVFAGIQAVIENVSSAKKIHIIDLATRTGSHCPAIMQALATRQGCPPELLKITMVVGTTPSKQKFEEIENRLANFAETINLPFPFNISFLTDIKDFETNEGEVVAVYSPVHLSHMIRKPNCLETFLTELRKINPCVMVVIEVESNDNLQTFEDRFFGTLFHFGALFDCLEVCMNRCHANRMTFEEMYAGQHIRNIIASEGEERIFGHMKIDGWRDLFNRFGLVEAELSSWSLFQAELILRSFACGSSCTIDRNGECLIIGWKGIPHLSLSVWKFHRE is encoded by the coding sequence ATGGCTGGTTTGGGAGAATTATCATTAGTAGATATCATAAGAGCTGCAATAACAAGATACcttcaattttctcttcaCGGGCGTCCCGATCTCTTCTGCCTTGACCATTTCTGTGGCAATTCTCCCACTGGATTTCCTGAAGGGGGGATCAAGGGTGTGGAACTTGTTCATCTCCTATTACTTTCTGCTGAGAAGATTGGCAGCCAACAATTTGATCGTGCTAGCATATTCCTAGACCATGTTGATAAGTATTCTTCAACAACTGGCAACCCGGTTCAAAGACTGGTGCATTACTTCAGTAAGGCTCTCCGAGAGAGGTTTAATCTAGAAACTGGGAGGATCACATCAAAGGGACTGAAGAGTGAAGAAGTAATGTTATTATTACACCCAGAAGAGGTAATGGCAAGTGCAAAGCAAGCTCTTATTGCCTGTTATCAAAAAGTCCCCTTTTATCAAGTTACTGTCTTTGCAGGAATCCAAGCAGTGATAGAAAATGTGTCAtcagcaaaaaaaattcatataattgaTCTTGCAACCAGAACTGGATCCCACTGTCCCGCGATCATGCAAGCTCTTGCAACTCGACAAGGGTGTCCACCTGAGCTTCTTAAGATAACAATGGTGGTCGGAACAACACCATCAAAGCAGAAATTTGAGGAGATAGAAAATAGGTTGGCCAACTTTGCTGAAACCATAAATTTACCCTTTCCATTcaatatatcatttttaacaGACATCAAAGATTTTGAGACGAACGAAGGTGAAGTCGTTGCTGTCTACTCACCGGTTCACCTAAGTCATATGATAAGAAAGCCGAATTGTTTGGAAACATTCCTCACGGAGCTTAGAAAGATCAATCCATGCGTTATGGTCGTCATTGAAGTTGaatcaaatgataatttaCAGACTTTCGAAGACAGATTTTTTGGGACACTCTTTCATTTTGGTGCTTTATTTGATTGCCTGGAAGTTTGTATGAATAGGTGTCATGCTAATCGGATGACATTTGAAGAAATGTACGCAGGTCAGCATATTCGGAACATCATTGCAAGTGAGGGTGAGGAGAGGATTTTCGGGCACATGAAGATTGATGGATGGAGGGATTTGTTCAACAggtttggtttggttgaaGCAGAGCTTAGCTCATGGTCGTTGTTTCAAGCAGAGTTGATACTTAGGAGTTTTGCTTGTGGGAGTTCTTGCACGATTGATAGGAATGGGGAATGCTTGATAATTGGATGGAAAGGAATACCacatctttctctttcagTTTGGAAGTTTCACCGAGAGTAG
- the LOC102613899 gene encoding GRAS family protein RAM1-like: MAGFRELSTVDVIRAATAIYLQSSSHSSSNLSLLYHFCGGSAINISEEESKDVELVHLLILCAEKIGSQQFDRASTLLDHCENFSSKIGNSVERVVHYFVKALQERFNRETGKITSKRVKGEEIKLLQPEETILSLRPALVACYKESSFYQATLFAGTQAIIERVASAKRIHLIDLAIRSGSHCMVLMQALATRQECPVKLLKITAVGSSSKQRMEETGKRLAYFAETWNLPFSFKIVMVTETKDLNEDKFDLNAGEAVAVYSPILLSRTRHPDFLIKMLRKISPCVMVIIEVEANHNSQNFEDRFFEVLFHYSASFDCLKVSMARCDPERVTFEEMYLGQHIRNIIATEGEERIFRHMKIDAWRKFFHRFGMVEAELSTSSLFQAELDNSFLPVVQYAGMQAIAENVASAKRVISLTLQSEVEHTQPLATRQECPLELLKATAVRTTSKQKVEETGKMFAYFAETLNLPFSSKIAFATETRDLRKGIFELNTGEELAV, encoded by the exons ATGGCTGGTTTCAGAGAATTATCAACAGTAGATGTCATAAGAGCTGCAACAGCAATATACCTTCAGTCTTCTTCCCACTCAAGTTCCAATCTCTCCCTGCTCTACCATTTCTGCGGCGGTTCTGCTATCAATATCTCTGAAGAGGAGAGTAAAGATGTGGAACTTGTGCATTTGCTAATACTTTGTGCTGAGAAGATAGGCAGCCAACAATTTGATCGTGCTAGCACGTTGCTAGACCAttgtgaaaatttttcttCGAAAATAGGCAACTCAGTTGAAAGAGTTGTTCATTATTTCGTCAAAGCTCTTCAGGAGAGGTTTAATAGGGAAACTGGAAAAATCACATCAAAGAGAGTGAAAGGTGAAGAAATTAAGTTGTTACAACCGGAAGAGACAATTTTGAGTTTGAGGCCTGCTCTCGTTGCCTGTTACAAAGAATCATCCTTTTATCAAGCAACACTGTTTGCAGGAACCCAAGCAATCATAGAACGTGTGGCCTCAGCAAAAAGAATTCATCTCATTGACCTTGCAATCAGAAGTGGATCACACTGTATGGTGTTAATGCAAGCTTTGGCAACTCGACAAGAATGTCCAGTTAAGCTTCTTAAGATTACTGCAGTTGGATCATCATCAAAGCAAAGAATGGAGGAGACAGGTAAAAGGTTGGCTTACTTTGCTGAGACCTGGAACTTACCCTTTTCATTTAAGATTGTTATGGTAACAGAAACTAAAGATctaaatgaagataaatttgaCTTGAACGCGGGTGAAGCTGTAGCCGTCTACTCTCCCATCCTGCTAAGTCGAACAAGACATCCGGATTTCTTAATCAAAATGCTTAGGAAAATAAGTCCATGCGTGATGGTGATCATTGAAGTTGAAGCAAATCATAACTCGCAAAATTTTGAAGATCGTTTTTTTGAAGTGCTCTTCCACTATAGTGCTTCTTTTGATTGCTTGAAAGTCAGTATGGCTCGATGCGATCCAGAGAGGGTGACATTTGAAGAAATGTACTTAGGTCAGCATATTCGAAATATCATTGCAACGGAAGGCGAGGAGAGGATTTTCAGGCATATGAAGATTGATGCTTGGAGGAAATTTTTTCACAGGTTTGGCATGGTGGAAGCAGAACTCAGCACGTCATCCTTATTTCAAGCAGAACtg GATAATTCTTTTCTTCCAGTGGTTCAG TATGCAGGGATGCAAGCAATAGCAGAAAATGTGGCATCGGCAAAAAGAGTTATTTCATTAACCTTGCAATCAGAAGTGGAGCACACGCAACCTCTTGCGACTCGACAAGAATGTCCACTTGAGCTTCTGAAGGCAACTGCAGTTAGAACAACATCGAAGCAAAAAGTTGAGGAGACAGGAAAAATGTTCGCTTACTTTGCTGAGACCTTAAACTTACCCTTTTCATCCAAAATTGCTTTCGCAACAGAAACTAGAGATCTTCGCAAAGGAATATTTGAATTGAACACCGGTGAAGAATTAGCTGTCTAG
- the LOC102621825 gene encoding DELLA protein RGL1-like, whose product MAKVVFSLERISYGEVQDKLSSTDNRYETLEGEIAAKQFNSYGAEDWGESGAIDQLYSHNGFYQDVSSEQGFIFSKYQQPQQQEHLYSNYELLDNLKFDIASPPIQASLEEIAKFGEIPTGTQGVVEPEKEKLFPFSSSSLELLRNYGSGFKRLNRERRIEPSNDKNTTFTKVESRKLSVEEIMRIAGERFIRSCSRAVEDVVSMLSNPFDLSFSGLSDEEIRNVELAEFLLAAAEKVGDQQYERATRLLNQCEWLSSKNGNPVQRVVYYFSEALRERIDRDTGRITTKQTRMTRPFDFEVAIMSSNPTTLACHEQIPFSKIVQFTGIQAILENGAEAKRIHIIDLGIRNGVHWTVLMQALASRYDCPIELLKISAVGTTEKQLIEETGKRLMSFAQSMNLPFSYNVVMVSDMLELKEDLFEIDNEETVAVYALLFLRSMIAFPNRLENIMRVIRKINPSVMVVTEIEANHNSPVFVNRFIEALFFFSAFFDCLDACMEPDNPHRTITELVFYTDGIRSMVAAEGEERETRNVKLDVWRAFFARYGMEEMELSMSSLYQARLMVKQFDCGSSCTIDINGKSLIVGWKGTPIKSVSVWKFL is encoded by the coding sequence ATGGCAAAGGTGGTGTTCTCTTTGGAGAGAATAAGCTATGGTGAAGTTCAAGATAAACTTAGTTCAACAGACAACAGATATGAGACTCTCGAAGGAGAGATCGCAGCGAAGCAGTTTAATTCTTATGGAGCCGAGGACTGGGGAGAGTCTGGAGCCATTGATCAGCTTTATTCTCATAATGGATTTTACCAAGATGTGTCATCAGAACAAGGATTCATTTTCTCCAAATATCAGCAACCACAGCAGCAAGAGCATTTGTACTCTAATTACGAGCTTCTCGATAATCTGAAGTTTGATATTGCTTCTCCACCAATTCAAGCAAGCCTGGAGGAGATTGCAAAGTTTGGTGAAATCCCAACTGGGACTCAAGGTGTTGTGGAACCGGAAAAGGAAAAGCTgtttccattttcttcatcatctcTTGAGCTACTAAGGAACTATGGAAGTGGGTTCAAAAGACTGAATAGGGAAAGAAGGATTGAACCAAGCAATGATAAAAATACAACTTTTACGAAGGTGGAAAGTCGAAAATTGTCAGTTGAAGAAATCATGAGGATTGCTGGAGAAAGGTTCATCCGTTCCTGTTCTCGAGCAGTTGAGGATGTTGTCTCTATGCTTAGCAATCCTTTTGATCTTTCTTTCTCTGGCCTTTCGGATGAGGAGATCAGAAATGTGGAGCTTGCTGAATTCCTTTTGGCTGCTGCTGAGAAAGTAGGAGATCAGCAGTATGAACGCGCCACCAGATTGCTCAACCAGTGTGAGTGGTTGTCTTCCAAGAACGGGAATCCTGTTCAACGGGTTGTGTACTATTTTTCAGAAGCTCTTCGCGAGAGGATTGATCGTGACACAGGAAGGATCACAACAAAGCAAACACGGATGACAAGGCCATTTGATTTTGAAGTGGCAATAATGAGTTCAAACCCCACTACCCTGGCATGTCATGAACAAATTCCATTTTCCAAGATTGTACAATTTACTGGGATCCAAGCTATTTTGGAAAATGGGGCTGAGGCAAAGAGGATTCACATAATTGATCTAGGAATCAGGAATGGGGTTCATTGGACAGTGTTGATGCAAGCTCTTGCTTCCAGATATGACTGCCCAATTGAGCTTCTAAAGATCTCTGCTGTTGGAACTACAGAAAAACAACTAATAGAGGAAACGGGTAAGAGGCTAATGAGTTTTGCCCAGAGCATGAATTTGCCATTTTCCTATAATGTAGTTATGGTATCAGACATGCTAGAGCTTAAAGAAGATCTCTTTGAGATAGACAATGAGGAAACAGTTGCTGTCTATGCTCTGTTGTTTCTAAGGAGCATGATTGCATTCCCTAACCGTCTGGAAAATATAATGAGAGTGATCAGGAAAATCAATCCGAGTGTAATGGTGGTCACTGAAATTGAGGCTAATCACAACTCACCAGTCTTTGTGAACCGGTTCATTGAAgctcttttcttcttcagtgCATTTTTTGATTGCCTTGATGCTTGCATGGAGCCGGATAATCCACATAGGACGATCACAGAATTAGTCTTCTATACTGATGGCATCAGAAGCATGGTGGCAGCTGAGGGAGAGGAAAGGGAGACTCGAAATGTGAAACTTGACGTTTGGAGGGCATTCTTTGCCCGTTATGGGATGGAGGAAATGGAACTGAGCATGTCATCCTTATATCAAGCAAGGCTTATGGTGAAGCAATTTGATTGTGGGAGTTCTTGTACAATAGACATAAATGGAAAAAGCCTAATTGTTGGATGGAAAGGTACGCCGATTAAATCAGTTTCCGTTTGGAAGTTCCTTTGA